Proteins encoded together in one Heliomicrobium gestii window:
- a CDS encoding sensor histidine kinase: protein MRLQTKLGLAFAAVATGAIFAAVLLANLSVQQNFEQYVHQRHYAYYEQIANNLIRDYERTKAFSPASLDFFGRQALQEGYRLRLESETGSVIWESPSPATHGLAADENQWAFHRTELYTGNRFLGALYLLYPKTELTFAAAERAFLGQLYRGFGLAALTAGLLALLVSMFVGRYLLIPITLMRDAAVRLRSGDLTPTIPVNRRDEIGDLALAMNHLAESLRQQEELRKSLTADVAHELRTPLSTLQGYLEAFRDGVWSPTPERLDACHQQTLRLKNLVSDLESLASAEAGVAYNLAPLDFSELASDVCESMRPRLEAKGLSLDLSIREGLTVHGDARRLTQLIVNLVENAIKFNRPGGTVTVSVHSEGPTRAGCPADEGSPGKAPENLPPPVDAMAVLHVSDTGTGIAPADAPYVFERFFRGDKSRTRLTGGSGIGLAIVKAVAVAHGGSASIATTSEQGTTVEVMLPMVKQKDDGNG from the coding sequence ATGAGACTGCAAACCAAACTGGGGCTGGCTTTCGCCGCCGTCGCCACCGGGGCGATCTTCGCCGCCGTGCTCCTCGCCAACCTCTCGGTGCAACAGAATTTTGAACAGTATGTGCACCAGCGCCATTACGCCTATTACGAGCAGATCGCCAACAACCTCATCCGCGACTATGAACGGACGAAGGCCTTCTCACCGGCGTCGCTCGATTTTTTCGGCCGGCAGGCCTTGCAGGAGGGCTACCGGTTGCGGCTCGAATCGGAGACGGGAAGTGTGATCTGGGAAAGCCCCTCGCCGGCGACACACGGCCTCGCCGCCGATGAAAACCAGTGGGCCTTTCATCGAACCGAACTGTACACAGGAAACCGTTTTTTGGGCGCTCTCTACCTCCTTTATCCCAAGACAGAATTGACCTTTGCCGCAGCGGAACGTGCCTTTTTGGGCCAACTATACCGCGGTTTTGGCTTGGCCGCCCTCACAGCGGGACTGCTGGCCCTCCTGGTCAGCATGTTCGTCGGCCGCTATCTCCTGATCCCGATCACGCTGATGCGCGATGCAGCCGTCCGACTGCGCTCGGGCGATCTGACGCCAACGATCCCCGTGAACCGGCGCGACGAGATCGGCGATCTGGCCTTGGCCATGAACCATCTCGCCGAATCGCTGCGACAGCAGGAGGAACTGCGCAAGAGCCTGACTGCCGACGTGGCCCATGAACTGCGCACCCCCCTCTCGACCCTGCAGGGGTACCTGGAGGCCTTTCGCGACGGCGTCTGGTCGCCGACGCCGGAGCGGCTTGACGCCTGCCATCAACAGACGCTCCGGCTGAAAAACCTCGTCAGCGACCTGGAATCGCTGGCGTCGGCCGAAGCCGGTGTGGCCTACAACCTGGCGCCCCTCGATTTTTCCGAACTCGCCTCTGACGTCTGTGAAAGCATGCGTCCCCGCCTGGAAGCAAAGGGGCTCTCCCTTGATCTATCTATCCGGGAGGGCCTGACCGTGCACGGGGATGCGCGGCGGCTCACCCAGCTGATCGTCAACCTGGTGGAGAATGCCATCAAATTCAACCGGCCCGGCGGGACGGTTACCGTCAGCGTCCACAGTGAAGGCCCGACAAGGGCAGGATGCCCGGCGGACGAAGGAAGCCCTGGCAAGGCGCCGGAAAACCTACCGCCACCCGTAGACGCTATGGCCGTGCTCCATGTATCGGATACAGGGACCGGCATCGCGCCTGCCGATGCCCCCTATGTCTTTGAACGTTTTTTCCGAGGCGACAAATCGCGGACCAGGCTCACCGGCGGTTCGGGGATCGGCCTCGCCATCGTCAAAGCCGTCGCCGTTGCCCACGGCGGCAGCGCTTCCATCGCCACGACCTCCGAGCAAGGCACGACCGTAGAAGTGATGCTTCCGATGGTTAAACAAAAGGACGACGGCAATGGCTAG
- a CDS encoding response regulator transcription factor, translating into MLRHNDLRILAVEDEANLLQLVTAYLEQEGFSVKGATNGREALQHFRDWRPHLLILDRMLPDISGEEVCRQIRRESDIPILMLTAKAGEDHLVEGLSLGADDYVTKPFSPKEVMARVRALLRRSRADRLPQAEEFRFDEDRLIIRVARQEVLKDGEPVSLTAAEFRLLVTLARRPGMAYTRGQLIDKAMGDDFDGYDRTIDTHIKNLRQKLEDQPRQPRYIVTVFGTGYKFGVEA; encoded by the coding sequence ATGCTCCGCCACAACGACCTGCGCATCCTCGCCGTGGAAGATGAAGCCAATCTGTTGCAGTTGGTGACGGCCTATCTGGAGCAGGAGGGTTTTTCCGTCAAAGGCGCGACCAACGGTCGCGAAGCATTGCAACATTTCCGCGACTGGCGCCCCCATCTGCTCATCCTCGATCGCATGCTCCCCGATATCAGCGGCGAAGAGGTTTGCCGCCAGATCCGCCGCGAGAGCGATATCCCCATCCTGATGTTGACGGCAAAGGCGGGAGAGGACCACCTCGTCGAAGGCCTCTCCCTCGGCGCCGACGACTATGTGACCAAGCCCTTCAGCCCCAAAGAGGTGATGGCTCGCGTGCGGGCGCTGCTGCGGCGAAGCCGCGCCGACCGCCTGCCCCAAGCGGAAGAATTCCGTTTTGACGAAGACCGCCTGATCATCCGTGTCGCCCGGCAGGAGGTTTTAAAGGACGGCGAGCCCGTCTCCCTCACGGCGGCCGAATTCCGCCTGCTCGTCACCCTGGCCCGGCGCCCCGGCATGGCCTACACGCGTGGCCAACTGATCGACAAGGCCATGGGCGATGATTTTGACGGCTATGACCGCACCATCGACACCCACATCAAAAACCTGCGCCAGAAATTGGAGGATCAGCCCAGGCAACCGCGCTACATCGTGACCGTCTTCGGGACGGGTTACAAGTTCGGGGTGGAAGCATGA
- a CDS encoding HD-GYP domain-containing protein has protein sequence MSVSKKFTQKALHNATPSHIALPDLIGGFSLAIDLAEGKPLRHAQSISFLADHMAQRLGIGESERDALYYAALLHDIGVSSQNQLCPLCQVFEEEGTLDSVTSLMDADQALHRRWEKWDGSGPLELHGQAIPLVSRILAVAVATERVGGKRRHFWNWRTRVEDYFEQEIGVYDPAVIDALKSLLRDRAFCLDLFAFTQGRPIERFCPNESIALAGGTMHLLGKTFARFIDVKTPFTADHSRNVARWSRQIASAMGLPEKRSHEIYLAGLLHDLGKIAIPKAILEKPGPLTAKEFDTVRNHPYYTACILNQIPELETISLWASAHHERLDGSGYFLGIPGEMLPLEARIIAVADVYEALSADRPYRKGMERAAIQQMLKEMAHRKHLDADVIDALNGLLTSSGL, from the coding sequence ATGTCAGTCAGCAAAAAGTTTACCCAAAAGGCATTACATAACGCCACGCCGTCCCACATCGCATTGCCGGACTTGATCGGCGGTTTTTCACTGGCGATTGACTTGGCGGAAGGCAAACCTTTGCGGCACGCCCAGTCGATTTCGTTTTTAGCGGACCATATGGCTCAGAGGCTTGGCATCGGCGAAAGTGAACGGGATGCCCTCTACTACGCCGCTCTGCTTCATGATATCGGTGTTTCTTCGCAAAACCAACTCTGCCCGCTTTGTCAGGTATTTGAGGAGGAAGGGACGTTAGACTCGGTGACGAGCCTGATGGACGCCGATCAGGCGTTGCACCGGCGCTGGGAAAAGTGGGACGGCAGCGGGCCCCTGGAGTTGCATGGTCAGGCGATCCCGTTGGTATCACGGATCTTGGCGGTTGCTGTGGCCACCGAAAGGGTTGGCGGAAAACGACGGCACTTTTGGAACTGGCGGACCCGTGTGGAGGACTATTTCGAACAAGAAATAGGCGTTTACGATCCGGCCGTCATCGATGCCCTGAAATCGTTGCTGCGCGACCGCGCTTTTTGTCTCGATCTCTTTGCTTTTACTCAGGGGCGGCCTATCGAGCGCTTCTGTCCCAACGAGTCGATCGCCCTGGCCGGTGGGACGATGCATCTGCTGGGCAAGACCTTTGCGCGCTTTATCGACGTGAAGACGCCCTTTACAGCAGACCACAGCCGGAATGTGGCTCGCTGGTCCCGCCAGATCGCCAGCGCCATGGGGCTGCCGGAAAAGCGGAGCCATGAGATCTACCTGGCCGGGTTGCTCCATGATCTGGGCAAGATCGCCATCCCCAAAGCGATTTTGGAGAAACCGGGGCCCTTGACGGCGAAGGAATTCGATACAGTGCGGAACCACCCCTACTACACCGCCTGCATATTGAATCAAATACCGGAGTTGGAGACGATTTCCCTTTGGGCGTCGGCCCATCATGAGCGGCTCGACGGCTCCGGCTATTTTCTCGGAATTCCCGGTGAGATGCTGCCGCTGGAAGCCCGCATCATTGCTGTCGCCGATGTCTATGAGGCGCTGTCAGCTGACCGTCCCTATCGGAAAGGGATGGAGAGAGCGGCCATCCAGCAGATGCTGAAGGAGATGGCCCATCGCAAACATCTTGATGCGGACGTGATCGACGCGCTCAATGGCCTTTTGACTTCGTCGGGCCTGTAA
- a CDS encoding ATP-binding protein — MKIAVTGKGGVGKTTLCAALSRHFAALGLPVLAVDADPDANLASALPLDDREGREIAPLASQKELLRARLGLSNHNEGFFQLNPDVSDLIERFSATWGGGRRLLSLGWNKGGGEGCYCAENAILRRLLQAIPQEDHAVVLIDSEAGLEHLSRGTVEGIDAVVAVLEPGRRSIQSAFDIRQLARELRIPRIYPVLNGIRDGQETRQVEAGLGDWKLAAVLPEDGTIRRADLEGTLPPLTGDYGRNLRSFAQRLMEDCHFVPTSWSTAEGVHP, encoded by the coding sequence ATGAAAATCGCCGTCACCGGAAAGGGCGGTGTCGGGAAGACGACCTTGTGCGCTGCCCTGAGCCGCCATTTCGCTGCCTTGGGTTTGCCGGTGCTGGCCGTCGACGCCGACCCGGACGCCAACCTGGCATCGGCCCTGCCTCTGGATGATCGAGAGGGACGGGAGATCGCGCCGCTGGCCAGCCAGAAGGAACTCCTTCGGGCCAGGCTGGGCCTTTCCAATCATAACGAGGGCTTTTTTCAACTGAATCCTGATGTGAGCGATCTGATCGAGCGATTCAGCGCCACTTGGGGCGGTGGGCGCCGCTTGTTGTCCCTTGGTTGGAACAAGGGGGGCGGCGAGGGCTGTTACTGTGCCGAGAACGCCATCCTGCGTCGTTTGTTGCAGGCGATTCCCCAGGAGGATCATGCGGTCGTCCTGATCGACAGCGAGGCCGGACTGGAGCACCTGAGCCGGGGGACGGTCGAGGGGATCGACGCGGTCGTGGCCGTGTTGGAGCCGGGACGGCGCAGCATCCAGAGCGCCTTTGACATCCGCCAACTGGCGCGGGAGCTGAGAATCCCCCGGATTTACCCGGTATTGAACGGAATACGTGATGGGCAGGAAACGAGACAGGTGGAGGCCGGTTTGGGTGACTGGAAACTGGCTGCGGTGTTGCCGGAGGATGGGACGATTCGCCGCGCCGATCTGGAAGGAACGCTGCCGCCATTGACCGGCGATTATGGGCGCAACCTGCGGTCCTTCGCCCAAAGGCTCATGGAAGACTGCCATTTTGTTCCAACATCATGGAGCACAGCGGAAGGGGTTCACCCATGA
- the cooS gene encoding anaerobic carbon-monoxide dehydrogenase catalytic subunit, whose translation MTMQEINTHRKSFPTKQQVMEQTPDPAVRAMLAHLEAQGVETLFDRFDAQKPQCGYGLAGTCCRHCNMGPCRITEKSPRGVCGADADVIVARNLLRWMAAGVSAHGARGREVMLALKAAAEGRFSRPIAGVEKVRAVARSFGIDDKGEEGNVTLEQLAGRIADRLLEDLSRTVPGPHGTLAAMAPPERIERWRELGILPISAYHEVFEALHRTGTGTDGDWRNLMTHLLRCGLAFAWSSVVGSAIAMDSLYGPPVRQRIAANFGALKAESVNIAIHGHSPVMASAIVQAAESPELVARARALGADGIRLYGICCSGLSSMYRYGAVHPLSNAVGAELILGTGALDLWVADMQDVLPGIMNVAECFHTIVVTTSDSCRLPGAVHIAFAADHGNLDQADEMAHRIVAMAVENFPRRQAANVFIPETSIDAEIGFSVENILADFGGAAALAEHLQTGRIRGIVNLVGCNNPKVVYEKAIKDVADVLLSKDILVLTNGCASFPLLKLGYCLPEALEKAGPGLQAALAGKGLPPVWHMGECLDNARASGLFRALADALGRPLPQMPFAFASPEWSNEKGLGAALSFRLMGLNSYHCVPAPVFGSDKVRRFLEEETEALLGSVMVVVADPGQLGERIATDLEERRNQLGL comes from the coding sequence ATGACGATGCAAGAGATCAACACCCATCGAAAGAGCTTTCCCACGAAACAGCAGGTGATGGAGCAGACCCCTGATCCGGCGGTAAGGGCGATGCTGGCCCATCTGGAGGCGCAGGGTGTGGAAACCCTCTTTGACCGCTTTGACGCCCAAAAGCCCCAGTGCGGTTATGGACTGGCAGGGACCTGCTGCCGCCACTGCAACATGGGGCCTTGCCGGATCACGGAAAAGTCGCCTCGCGGCGTCTGCGGCGCCGACGCCGATGTGATCGTGGCCCGCAACCTGCTTCGCTGGATGGCCGCCGGCGTGTCGGCCCACGGCGCTCGGGGACGGGAGGTGATGCTCGCCCTCAAAGCCGCGGCAGAGGGACGTTTTTCTCGGCCCATCGCCGGCGTTGAGAAGGTGCGCGCCGTCGCCCGGAGCTTTGGCATCGATGACAAAGGGGAAGAGGGGAACGTCACCCTGGAACAGTTGGCCGGCCGCATCGCCGACCGGCTCCTGGAGGATTTGTCTCGGACCGTACCTGGACCGCACGGCACCTTGGCCGCCATGGCGCCGCCGGAGCGGATCGAACGCTGGCGCGAGCTGGGGATCCTGCCGATCAGCGCCTACCACGAGGTTTTTGAAGCGCTCCATCGCACCGGAACGGGGACCGATGGCGACTGGAGAAACCTGATGACCCACCTGTTGCGCTGCGGCCTCGCCTTTGCCTGGAGCAGTGTCGTCGGCTCCGCCATCGCCATGGACAGCCTTTACGGTCCGCCGGTGCGGCAGCGGATCGCCGCCAACTTCGGCGCCTTGAAGGCGGAAAGCGTCAATATCGCCATTCACGGCCATTCACCGGTCATGGCGTCGGCCATCGTGCAGGCCGCCGAATCGCCGGAACTGGTGGCGCGGGCGCGGGCTTTGGGCGCTGACGGGATACGCCTCTATGGCATCTGTTGTTCCGGTTTATCCTCCATGTATCGCTATGGCGCGGTCCATCCCTTGAGCAACGCCGTCGGCGCCGAACTGATCCTGGGCACGGGCGCGCTGGATCTCTGGGTGGCCGATATGCAGGACGTCTTGCCCGGGATCATGAACGTGGCCGAGTGCTTTCACACGATTGTCGTCACCACCAGCGACTCCTGCCGTCTCCCCGGCGCTGTCCATATCGCCTTTGCCGCCGATCATGGCAACCTGGATCAGGCCGATGAGATGGCTCATCGGATCGTCGCCATGGCTGTGGAAAATTTCCCTCGTCGCCAAGCGGCCAACGTCTTTATCCCCGAGACATCCATCGATGCAGAGATCGGATTTTCCGTCGAAAACATACTCGCCGATTTCGGCGGCGCGGCGGCTTTGGCTGAGCACCTGCAAACCGGCCGGATCCGTGGGATCGTCAACCTGGTCGGCTGCAACAATCCGAAGGTCGTATATGAAAAGGCGATCAAGGACGTGGCCGATGTGCTCCTGTCCAAGGACATTCTGGTGTTGACCAACGGTTGCGCCTCCTTCCCGCTGCTGAAACTGGGCTACTGTCTCCCCGAGGCGCTGGAAAAAGCGGGGCCGGGGCTGCAGGCGGCGTTGGCCGGCAAGGGCCTGCCACCGGTCTGGCACATGGGCGAATGCCTGGATAACGCGCGAGCTTCCGGGCTGTTCCGGGCGCTGGCCGATGCCTTGGGGCGGCCGCTGCCGCAGATGCCCTTCGCCTTCGCCAGTCCCGAGTGGTCGAACGAAAAAGGCTTGGGGGCCGCGCTCAGCTTCCGTTTGATGGGATTGAACTCGTACCACTGTGTGCCTGCGCCTGTCTTCGGTTCGGACAAGGTTCGCCGTTTTCTGGAGGAGGAGACAGAGGCGCTGCTCGGATCGGTCATGGTGGTCGTCGCCGACCCCGGCCAACTGGGAGAACGGATTGCAACGGATTTGGAAGAGAGGAGAAATCAACTTGGCCTTTGA
- a CDS encoding ABC transporter substrate-binding protein, which yields MAFDLSIKRRAFLKQGVIAAAALAGGGILAGCGAANTAGGAETGGVAGTSGGHSGAKVNFKLGYLPITDHLTIIGHGQTQFQHASVEPVKFASWAELSEALKAGAVQGAFALTPIGISLRQKGVPIKAVFLGHRNGSVLTAQNSPDIASVEDLKGKTIAIPSRFSTHNILLRKLLAEKGIQADRDVKLIDMAPPEMVNALSTGRVGGFIVAEPFGGQAEKQGVGKVLKLSKDIWPDHICCALNVQEEVIAQHPEAVEEVVGALTKAAAFIEGNPKEASNLSVKYLGQKAEIVEYVLTQPKGRVTFTNLVPNIADFAATQDYMIQFGVTQEKIDLQQYVDDRFARQAKA from the coding sequence TTGGCCTTTGATCTTTCGATAAAACGACGAGCCTTTTTGAAACAGGGCGTCATTGCCGCCGCTGCCCTCGCCGGTGGCGGCATCCTGGCCGGATGTGGCGCCGCCAACACGGCAGGAGGCGCCGAGACGGGGGGCGTTGCGGGAACTTCCGGCGGCCATAGCGGCGCCAAGGTCAATTTTAAGCTTGGTTATCTGCCCATCACTGACCACCTGACCATCATCGGACATGGACAGACGCAGTTTCAGCATGCCAGCGTGGAGCCGGTGAAGTTCGCCAGTTGGGCCGAACTGTCGGAGGCGTTAAAAGCGGGTGCCGTCCAGGGGGCCTTTGCCCTCACCCCCATCGGGATCAGCCTGCGCCAAAAAGGCGTTCCCATCAAGGCCGTCTTCCTCGGCCACCGCAACGGCTCGGTGCTGACAGCCCAAAACAGCCCCGACATCGCGAGTGTGGAAGACCTGAAGGGCAAGACGATCGCCATCCCCAGCCGGTTTTCCACCCACAACATCCTGCTCCGCAAGCTGCTCGCCGAAAAGGGCATCCAAGCGGATAGGGACGTAAAGCTGATTGACATGGCGCCGCCGGAGATGGTCAATGCCTTGTCGACAGGCCGCGTGGGCGGGTTTATCGTGGCGGAGCCCTTCGGCGGCCAGGCGGAGAAGCAGGGTGTCGGCAAGGTGCTCAAGCTGTCCAAGGATATCTGGCCTGATCACATCTGCTGCGCCCTCAATGTGCAAGAGGAGGTCATCGCCCAGCACCCGGAGGCTGTCGAGGAAGTCGTCGGCGCGTTGACAAAGGCGGCTGCCTTTATCGAGGGGAATCCGAAGGAAGCATCCAACCTCTCCGTCAAGTATCTCGGTCAGAAGGCGGAGATCGTCGAATATGTGTTGACTCAGCCGAAAGGTCGCGTCACCTTCACCAACCTTGTCCCGAATATTGCCGACTTTGCGGCCACCCAGGATTATATGATCCAGTTCGGCGTCACTCAGGAGAAGATCGATCTGCAGCAGTATGTCGATGACCGCTTCGCCCGCCAGGCGAAGGCGTAG
- a CDS encoding ABC transporter permease gives MNGAGFHRYLLPTASLTLAILLWQLASGFYRPEQLPSPLSVLEGLIELAGTGALAEHIQVSLMRFGLSYTLAVLLGIPTGLLLGWSTRAFQAIDPIVQVLRPISPIAWFPLAVLWFGIGNPPAIFIIFLSAVFPIILTTTVAVRQVPLTYLKVAQNFGASRSMLFRKVVFPAAFPQIMTGLHIAVGTAWIHLVAGEMLGAQSGLGYLIVDARNFLRTDWIIAGMLIVGILGLLINRLMRWAEVRINRRWGVEGRHEG, from the coding sequence ATGAACGGCGCCGGCTTCCATCGCTATCTCCTTCCCACGGCATCGCTGACGTTGGCCATTCTTCTATGGCAACTGGCCTCGGGCTTCTACCGGCCCGAACAGCTTCCGTCGCCCTTGAGCGTCTTGGAAGGCCTGATCGAACTGGCCGGGACCGGCGCGCTTGCGGAGCACATCCAGGTCAGCCTGATGCGTTTCGGCCTCTCCTACACGCTTGCGGTTCTTCTCGGCATCCCGACCGGGTTGCTGCTCGGTTGGTCGACAAGGGCGTTTCAGGCGATCGATCCCATCGTGCAGGTGCTGCGGCCCATATCGCCCATCGCCTGGTTTCCCCTGGCGGTGCTCTGGTTCGGGATCGGCAACCCCCCGGCGATCTTTATCATCTTTCTTTCCGCTGTCTTTCCCATCATTCTCACCACTACGGTGGCGGTGCGACAGGTCCCCCTCACCTACCTGAAGGTAGCCCAGAACTTCGGCGCCAGCCGCAGCATGCTTTTTCGCAAGGTCGTCTTTCCAGCTGCCTTTCCCCAGATCATGACGGGCTTGCACATCGCCGTCGGAACCGCCTGGATTCATCTTGTCGCCGGCGAGATGCTTGGCGCGCAGTCGGGGTTGGGATACCTGATTGTGGACGCCCGCAACTTCCTCCGCACCGATTGGATCATCGCCGGCATGCTGATTGTGGGCATCCTCGGTCTGCTGATCAACCGGTTGATGCGTTGGGCAGAAGTCCGGATTAACCGGCGCTGGGGCGTCGAAGGGCGTCACGAAGGATAG
- a CDS encoding ABC transporter ATP-binding protein, with product MKSPKIELCHVGKHFRDPNGETRTVLTGVNLEIAAGDFLCLLGPSGCGKTTLLNLMAGFERSTEGELRIDGQLVSGPHPRHITIFQDYGLFPWRTVLDNVTFGLEAKGVGAREAREMAEKQLELVGLRDVAGRFPHQLSGGMKQRVSIARALAVEPDILFMDEPFAALDAFTRFRLQEEILHLWREKGPTIIFVTHDIDEAVYLGRRIAIMSPDPGRITTVLDVELARPCERTSPDFLHSRRKVFQAFRVVHETAPEYAI from the coding sequence ATGAAATCGCCAAAAATCGAACTTTGCCATGTGGGAAAACACTTTCGTGATCCCAACGGAGAGACGCGAACGGTGCTGACCGGCGTCAACCTGGAGATCGCCGCCGGCGACTTCTTGTGCCTCCTCGGCCCCAGCGGGTGCGGAAAGACGACCCTATTGAACCTGATGGCCGGGTTTGAACGATCGACAGAGGGGGAACTGCGGATCGACGGTCAGTTGGTCAGTGGTCCCCATCCCCGGCATATCACCATTTTTCAGGACTATGGCCTTTTTCCCTGGCGCACGGTTTTGGATAACGTCACCTTCGGCCTTGAAGCCAAGGGGGTCGGGGCCAGGGAGGCGCGGGAGATGGCTGAGAAGCAACTCGAACTCGTCGGGTTGCGTGATGTGGCGGGCCGTTTTCCTCACCAGTTGTCAGGGGGCATGAAACAGCGGGTCTCCATCGCCCGCGCCCTGGCGGTGGAACCGGACATCCTGTTCATGGACGAGCCCTTCGCCGCCCTGGACGCCTTCACACGTTTTCGCTTACAGGAAGAGATCCTTCATCTCTGGCGGGAGAAGGGGCCCACGATCATCTTCGTCACCCACGATATTGATGAGGCCGTCTACCTCGGTCGCCGCATCGCCATCATGTCCCCCGATCCGGGACGGATCACGACGGTGCTCGATGTGGAACTCGCCCGCCCTTGTGAACGGACATCGCCCGATTTTCTCCATTCCCGGCGGAAGGTCTTTCAGGCTTTCCGCGTCGTTCATGAAACAGCGCCTGAATATGCGATTTAA
- a CDS encoding NapC/NirT family cytochrome c → MDRAKKLKIIILAGGIFLMAAGAGTAAMHKITGNTAFCGTCHVMDNYMASWEHSSHREVAGCNDCHTDQRNYAAKTWSKVYAGSQHAFVNTVLTPPDHLKLYEASKPIIQRNCLRCHDDLVAQTNLDKAEPGGKSCFDCHRSTPHGRERPST, encoded by the coding sequence GTGGATAGGGCGAAGAAGCTCAAGATCATCATTCTCGCTGGCGGCATTTTTCTGATGGCGGCGGGAGCAGGCACGGCGGCCATGCACAAGATCACAGGCAATACCGCTTTTTGCGGGACCTGTCACGTCATGGACAACTATATGGCCTCCTGGGAGCATTCCTCCCATCGCGAGGTGGCCGGCTGCAACGACTGCCACACAGACCAGCGCAACTATGCGGCCAAGACCTGGTCCAAGGTGTATGCCGGTTCTCAGCACGCTTTTGTCAATACCGTGCTGACACCGCCAGACCATCTAAAACTCTACGAAGCCAGTAAGCCGATCATCCAACGCAACTGTCTGCGTTGCCATGACGATCTGGTGGCCCAGACGAATCTGGACAAAGCAGAACCGGGCGGTAAAAGCTGTTTCGATTGTCACCGTTCCACACCCCATGGGAGAGAGCGACCGAGTACGTAA
- a CDS encoding ammonia-forming cytochrome c nitrite reductase subunit c552 encodes MTRKKWVLAIWAVLLIAFAAVVIAGCGSKPASMTGTTLDTGLAPDEMDLEKFAKLYPHQYDSFMKNAEMSTVGTKYGGNLEKDSHLERYPYMKNLFGGYAFSLEYNEDRGHVYAMRDLATVKRVTSLPNGKKQVGSCLTCKSAEVPGMIAKMGEDYYATPVEEHLKNVKHGMTCYNCHDPQSMKLRVVQPAFIDAMKRRGEDVTKATQQQLRTYVCAQCHVEYYFNPNKKGEVTFPWDKGFTPTAIESYYDEVAAKENNFKADWVQPTTGAPMLKAQHPEFETYQGSIHQVNGVSCADCHMPYVKEGGQKISSHWWTSPLKQMDQSCVVCHREPVDKLRDYVIQKQDLTFEMLNKAGASTEVAGKSITKAMQAGASDADLAEARKLLRSAQWYWDFVSAENSMGFHNTPLTMNTLAKSIDLAQKSTMAAAKAGNFHDIPEATPYSDFIKERLNTVGWPKDKGETRKPADMNWK; translated from the coding sequence ATGACCAGAAAGAAGTGGGTCCTCGCCATCTGGGCGGTCCTGCTGATCGCCTTTGCGGCAGTGGTGATTGCCGGGTGTGGCAGCAAGCCGGCCTCGATGACGGGAACGACCCTTGACACCGGTTTGGCGCCCGACGAGATGGATCTGGAGAAGTTCGCCAAGCTCTATCCCCACCAGTACGACTCCTTCATGAAAAATGCCGAGATGAGCACCGTGGGCACCAAGTATGGCGGCAACCTGGAGAAAGACAGCCACCTGGAGCGGTATCCCTACATGAAAAATCTCTTTGGCGGCTATGCCTTCTCCCTGGAATACAATGAAGACCGGGGCCATGTCTATGCGATGCGGGACCTGGCGACGGTCAAGCGGGTCACCAGCCTGCCGAACGGAAAAAAACAGGTCGGTTCTTGTCTGACCTGTAAATCAGCGGAAGTGCCCGGCATGATCGCCAAGATGGGGGAAGACTACTACGCCACACCGGTTGAGGAACACCTGAAGAATGTCAAACATGGCATGACCTGTTACAACTGCCACGATCCCCAATCGATGAAGCTTCGTGTCGTCCAACCGGCGTTCATTGACGCCATGAAGCGGCGCGGCGAAGATGTGACCAAAGCGACGCAACAACAACTGCGCACTTATGTCTGCGCCCAGTGCCATGTGGAATACTACTTTAACCCGAACAAAAAGGGCGAAGTGACCTTCCCGTGGGATAAGGGCTTCACGCCCACGGCGATCGAGAGCTATTATGATGAGGTTGCCGCGAAAGAAAACAACTTCAAGGCCGACTGGGTCCAGCCGACGACAGGCGCTCCCATGCTGAAGGCCCAGCACCCGGAATTTGAGACCTACCAGGGATCGATCCACCAGGTCAACGGTGTCAGCTGCGCCGACTGTCACATGCCCTATGTGAAAGAGGGCGGCCAGAAGATCAGCAGCCACTGGTGGACATCACCCTTGAAGCAGATGGATCAGTCCTGCGTCGTCTGCCACCGTGAACCGGTGGACAAACTGCGCGACTATGTGATTCAGAAACAAGATCTCACCTTTGAGATGTTGAACAAGGCCGGCGCATCGACAGAAGTGGCGGGCAAGTCGATCACCAAGGCGATGCAGGCTGGCGCCTCTGACGCCGATCTGGCGGAAGCGCGCAAGCTGCTCCGTTCAGCCCAGTGGTACTGGGACTTTGTATCTGCCGAGAACTCGATGGGTTTCCACAACACGCCGCTGACGATGAACACCCTAGCCAAGTCCATCGACCTGGCCCAGAAATCGACGATGGCTGCCGCCAAGGCCGGCAATTTCCATGACATCCCCGAAGCCACGCCCTACAGTGATTTCATTAAAGAACGCCTGAACACCGTGGGCTGGCCCAAGGACAAAGGCGAAACGAGGAAACCGGCCGATATGAACTGGAAATAA